One genomic window of Paenibacillus xylanilyticus includes the following:
- a CDS encoding LuxR C-terminal-related transcriptional regulator codes for MHQEHTAGPEENWIQFMILKTKLELPPLPANTLDRPRLSSTREQLYKFKVTLLTAPAGSGKSTLLGSWVQHEQAACVCLDDKDQDSLQFWLYVIHALDRVKPDFCREILAHFLRGYSMNPRSALVLLMNHLALAEQPVLLILDDYHAVTQAEIHEQMEYFVENMPPSVHLVLSSRTSPPLKLEKLKLRGELRQVMLQDLAFTAEEGVKFCQDALKLNVTSSHVHDWVQQTEGWVAGLKLLALSYTDSTDQVRSRSANRLAPTSQDDQHHYGDRSVSEYLLEEVFHRQSPEMQHFLLSTSVVQRMNGDLCRALTDIGEAPQLLRHLEKEHLFLITMDRGAYWFRYHHMFSSFLRRELARSGTEQVNALHAKAARWYEQQGYAAEALDHYIHGQHVQDAARLLEELFAHFIMGEWWTLRRYFDVLPQEVVKARPKLYMSYLFLIARERPYGEMMKELDGLENMIQVHLQGQLPPEISSYLLQVVCVMRAYMAYLNRDLQGLSDHLISYIDQGYPDDIAFQYMDYDRRESMRLRSFHGVNGSLQRGEQCFGTITNRWFAESSYVTSYYGTGYAEIKLEQNRLSEAIHYADRALDIALQIKVAALLVPAYVLKARIETAQGRPNEGMKLLQQLCVLLSVKDLEYWQPIIQAHQYRLQLEIQPVATAQLVVDDSIIEIVNPEISCDQVFSSLVRVRAKLLLGDEEESLNELKRIRTLAEERNWLTEQVECGLLEAQILQRQGHQEECMAPLLRAIAIGSSEGYIRSFINEGEPVKSLLQHYLHLRRTHSIPDSGIKLAYVKELLSAFAKENRGGIPSVRLSPMEQRVFGYIAEGLTSKQIAAEFGISAGTVNTHIRRVFAKLGASSRAHAVQIAEQQGWL; via the coding sequence ATGCACCAAGAGCATACCGCGGGTCCAGAGGAAAACTGGATTCAATTCATGATATTAAAGACCAAACTGGAACTGCCTCCCTTGCCTGCAAATACGTTGGATCGTCCAAGGCTCAGTTCAACCAGAGAACAATTATACAAGTTTAAAGTCACGCTGCTTACTGCTCCTGCGGGTTCCGGGAAGTCCACATTGTTAGGCAGCTGGGTGCAGCACGAGCAAGCAGCCTGTGTTTGTCTGGATGACAAAGATCAGGATTCGCTTCAATTTTGGTTGTATGTTATTCACGCGCTTGATCGGGTTAAGCCGGATTTCTGCCGAGAAATTCTAGCTCATTTTTTGCGAGGATACAGCATGAACCCGCGATCAGCACTGGTGTTGTTAATGAATCACCTTGCCTTGGCAGAGCAACCGGTGTTACTCATTTTGGATGATTACCATGCTGTAACCCAAGCAGAGATTCATGAACAAATGGAGTATTTTGTTGAGAATATGCCCCCGTCCGTTCATCTCGTATTATCGAGTCGGACATCTCCACCGTTGAAGCTGGAGAAGCTGAAGCTTCGCGGTGAGCTTAGGCAGGTTATGCTTCAGGATCTGGCGTTCACTGCCGAAGAAGGAGTAAAGTTCTGTCAGGATGCCCTGAAGCTCAACGTTACCAGTTCTCATGTACATGACTGGGTGCAGCAGACGGAAGGGTGGGTGGCGGGGCTTAAGCTTCTCGCTCTGTCTTATACCGATAGCACAGACCAAGTAAGATCGCGCAGTGCCAATAGACTGGCTCCAACTTCTCAGGATGATCAGCATCACTACGGTGATCGGTCAGTTTCCGAATATTTGCTGGAGGAAGTGTTTCATCGGCAATCCCCGGAAATGCAGCATTTCTTGCTCAGCACCTCTGTCGTACAGCGGATGAATGGAGATCTATGTAGAGCACTGACCGATATAGGGGAAGCTCCGCAATTGCTCAGACATCTGGAGAAGGAGCATCTGTTTCTAATTACAATGGATCGGGGAGCGTACTGGTTCCGTTATCATCATATGTTCTCATCCTTTTTGCGGCGTGAGCTTGCTCGTTCCGGAACGGAACAAGTGAACGCACTTCATGCGAAGGCTGCACGATGGTACGAACAGCAAGGATATGCAGCTGAAGCACTGGATCATTATATTCATGGACAGCATGTGCAGGATGCAGCCCGGCTGCTGGAGGAATTATTTGCACATTTTATTATGGGAGAATGGTGGACACTTCGAAGGTACTTCGATGTTCTGCCACAGGAGGTAGTGAAGGCTCGTCCCAAACTGTATATGTCCTATTTATTTCTTATTGCTCGTGAACGGCCATATGGTGAGATGATGAAAGAGCTGGATGGACTGGAGAACATGATTCAGGTGCATTTACAGGGCCAATTGCCACCTGAGATAAGCAGTTACTTACTGCAGGTCGTTTGTGTGATGAGGGCTTATATGGCTTATCTAAACAGGGATTTACAAGGGCTGTCTGATCATCTGATATCCTATATTGATCAAGGTTATCCGGATGATATTGCGTTTCAGTATATGGATTATGACCGGAGGGAAAGCATGCGTCTGCGCAGCTTCCACGGTGTGAACGGTTCCTTGCAACGAGGCGAACAATGCTTCGGTACAATCACGAATCGTTGGTTTGCCGAGAGTTCTTATGTGACCTCCTATTATGGTACTGGCTATGCAGAAATAAAGCTGGAGCAAAACCGCTTGTCCGAAGCGATTCATTATGCGGATCGTGCGCTTGACATTGCACTCCAGATCAAAGTCGCTGCACTTCTGGTCCCTGCCTACGTTCTCAAAGCAAGAATAGAAACGGCTCAAGGCAGACCAAATGAAGGGATGAAGCTGCTGCAGCAGCTCTGTGTTCTGTTATCTGTCAAGGATCTGGAATACTGGCAGCCGATCATTCAGGCACATCAATACCGTTTGCAACTCGAGATTCAACCTGTAGCCACAGCACAACTTGTGGTTGATGACTCCATTATCGAAATCGTGAACCCTGAGATCAGCTGTGATCAGGTATTCAGCTCGCTTGTACGTGTGCGGGCTAAACTCCTGTTAGGGGATGAGGAAGAGTCCTTGAATGAGCTGAAACGCATACGTACACTTGCTGAAGAACGGAACTGGTTAACGGAACAAGTCGAGTGCGGACTGCTTGAGGCTCAGATTCTTCAACGCCAAGGGCATCAGGAGGAGTGTATGGCTCCGCTGCTGCGGGCTATAGCGATTGGCAGTTCCGAGGGCTACATTCGTTCTTTTATAAACGAAGGCGAACCGGTCAAGAGCCTTTTGCAGCATTACCTGCACCTGCGTCGTACGCATTCCATACCAGATTCGGGCATTAAACTGGCCTATGTAAAGGAGCTGCTATCCGCATTTGCAAAAGAAAATCGGGGTGGTATTCCCTCCGTGCGACTTAGTCCCATGGAGCAACGAGTATTTGGATACATTGCTGAAGGGTTAACCAGCAAACAAATCGCAGCTGAGTTTGGGATTTCCGCAGGAACGGTTAATACGCATATCAGGCGGGTGTTTGCGAAGCTAGGCGCGAGTAGTCGTGCGCATGCCGTACAGATTGCCGAGCAGCAGGGCTGGCTGTGA
- a CDS encoding S-layer homology domain-containing protein yields the protein MSTHLSKGKTRNKSNRILPYLAVLLSVSTLTVPGTVGAAAGTGSTNDLQQASSWAKQAIEIVTEQQMFPGTQDGLFHPGGSLTRGDLAYILVRMADLNQESGVQNPSEVFKDLNSETDHLAFIELINSAGIMKGYPDGTFRPDGLVTREQLAVTLMRLIQFRGFTEAGGTNPMLSFKDASSISPWAADSVKQAVKLGLLKGENGQFAPKRATTRQEMAVIALRGSDAIKTLEQSSELDDAASGSDSDKPDQVTEVEGTTTGSGVTGNSGGNATNGSGNNSGSGSGNTGGGSGSTPTNPTNPTNPETPSNPEPENQTPVVINDGLPDQELILDHASLEFQASSYFSDPDGEVLQFSIIDGDETVVSTAVDGQTIKLTAVAEGEAVLTVKAVDNQGASVTAQLKITVLANTISRQFPDPNLARAVAYWLEKDVDDPLTKQELVEALVQTDGGLYARDAGISDLTGYEIFKGMNVTEIDLSGNNISLVNAEGFTHLKKLDLFSNQLTEVHVSGLSNLEELVLSYNQLTSLDVSGLSSLQVLDVGDNQLNHIPTGVADLPLLQNLNIRYNSIMLRDEPDFTLHMGLIERLPMYDFDDAAPVLVEAPAGNTVYVGDEETEIDLAYMFEDEDDDRSTLILTAESPDSQLAEVRVEGQKLYVRALASSETPIQIHVQARDVLGRMDTGYVEVMLKTREELL from the coding sequence ATGTCAACACATCTATCCAAAGGAAAAACACGAAACAAAAGCAACAGAATCTTACCTTATCTGGCAGTTCTATTGTCTGTCTCTACACTTACTGTTCCTGGTACCGTAGGGGCGGCTGCAGGAACCGGGAGCACAAATGACTTACAGCAAGCCTCGTCTTGGGCGAAACAGGCCATTGAGATTGTTACAGAACAACAGATGTTCCCAGGTACGCAGGATGGATTGTTTCATCCGGGAGGGAGTCTTACACGCGGTGATCTGGCGTATATTTTGGTTCGGATGGCGGATTTGAATCAGGAGTCTGGAGTTCAGAATCCATCCGAAGTTTTCAAGGATCTGAATTCAGAGACGGATCACCTTGCTTTTATTGAATTGATAAACTCTGCAGGAATCATGAAAGGCTATCCTGATGGCACATTTCGTCCGGACGGATTGGTCACCAGGGAACAACTCGCAGTGACTCTGATGCGTTTGATTCAGTTTAGAGGATTTACTGAAGCAGGGGGTACGAACCCCATGCTATCTTTCAAGGATGCTTCCAGTATCAGTCCATGGGCTGCAGACAGCGTGAAGCAGGCAGTTAAACTGGGCTTGTTAAAGGGCGAGAACGGCCAGTTTGCTCCGAAACGTGCTACAACAAGACAAGAAATGGCTGTGATTGCTTTGCGTGGAAGCGACGCGATCAAGACGCTTGAACAATCATCAGAACTGGATGATGCTGCTTCAGGTTCTGATTCGGATAAGCCAGATCAAGTGACGGAAGTTGAAGGGACGACTACAGGTAGTGGAGTTACAGGTAATTCTGGTGGAAACGCAACGAATGGGAGTGGAAACAATTCCGGCAGTGGAAGTGGAAATACAGGAGGAGGCAGCGGATCAACGCCAACGAATCCAACCAATCCAACCAATCCAGAAACTCCTTCCAACCCTGAACCTGAAAATCAAACCCCAGTGGTGATTAACGATGGGTTGCCCGATCAGGAACTTATTCTGGATCATGCGTCTCTGGAGTTTCAGGCTTCCTCTTACTTCAGTGATCCGGATGGAGAAGTCCTGCAATTTAGTATTATAGATGGAGATGAAACGGTTGTTTCTACTGCGGTAGATGGTCAGACAATCAAGCTCACAGCAGTGGCAGAAGGAGAAGCTGTACTGACAGTCAAGGCTGTCGATAACCAGGGTGCCAGTGTTACTGCACAGCTCAAAATCACGGTCCTTGCGAATACGATCAGCAGGCAATTCCCTGATCCTAATTTAGCGCGAGCTGTTGCCTATTGGCTTGAGAAGGATGTGGATGATCCGTTAACCAAGCAGGAACTGGTGGAAGCACTGGTACAGACGGACGGAGGACTGTATGCGCGAGATGCGGGCATCTCTGACCTGACAGGATATGAAATTTTCAAAGGCATGAACGTTACGGAAATTGACCTATCCGGGAATAACATCAGCCTTGTGAATGCTGAAGGTTTTACGCATTTGAAGAAGCTGGATTTATTCAGCAATCAACTTACAGAGGTCCATGTGTCAGGACTTTCAAACCTTGAGGAACTGGTATTGTCCTACAATCAGTTAACATCACTTGATGTAAGTGGCCTGAGTTCCCTTCAAGTGTTGGACGTTGGCGATAACCAACTGAATCATATCCCTACCGGAGTTGCTGACCTGCCTTTACTGCAAAACTTAAATATCCGTTACAATTCCATTATGCTCAGAGACGAGCCTGACTTTACTTTGCATATGGGTCTGATTGAACGTTTACCGATGTACGATTTCGATGATGCTGCACCAGTTCTGGTGGAAGCCCCCGCTGGGAACACGGTTTATGTTGGTGACGAAGAGACCGAGATCGATCTGGCATACATGTTTGAAGATGAAGATGATGACCGTTCAACACTGATTCTCACAGCAGAGTCACCGGACTCGCAGCTAGCTGAAGTCAGAGTGGAAGGACAGAAGCTGTATGTCAGAGCTCTTGCATCAAGTGAAACCCCGATTCAAATCCACGTGCAGGCTAGAGACGTGCTGGGCAGAATGGACACAGGATACGTAGAGGTCATGCTTAAAACGAGAGAAGAATTGCTTTAA
- a CDS encoding GNAT family N-acetyltransferase, whose product MSEGTLNPSNAEESAYVRNQLIAFNAAHLSEDLKHRYEELNFNIKNEAGDIVAGVLSTLCWNWLELDILWVDEKQRHQGYGSQLLLEIERIAREKRCDFIMLNTFSFQAPGFYKKHGYQLMTTLENAPTGHRHYYFKKDLT is encoded by the coding sequence ATGTCCGAAGGTACGTTGAATCCAAGTAATGCGGAAGAATCAGCCTATGTGCGTAATCAACTGATTGCATTTAATGCCGCTCATCTGAGTGAGGATCTGAAGCATCGGTATGAGGAATTGAATTTTAATATCAAAAATGAGGCAGGGGATATCGTTGCCGGCGTCCTCAGCACGCTGTGCTGGAACTGGTTGGAACTCGATATCCTCTGGGTGGATGAGAAGCAGCGGCACCAAGGCTATGGTTCCCAATTGCTGCTCGAGATTGAACGTATTGCACGTGAGAAAAGATGTGATTTTATTATGCTGAATACATTTTCGTTCCAGGCACCGGGCTTCTACAAGAAGCATGGATACCAATTAATGACAACCCTCGAGAACGCGCCAACAGGACATCGTCATTATTACTTTAAGAAGGATCTGACGTAG
- a CDS encoding erythromycin esterase family protein → MSYFSKRKTGAVLALSTVMLVNLLYPTGYAGAASSTAVETIHGQVTQVETAKKSDEKIAEWNKWARDHAYRLESIQPAKTGQESDSFSDLEMLRPLLHDKRIVFLGESSHGVAEFNLAKTRLIQFLHQEMGYNVLAFESGLSNTSLANATANQQHAEQTMKNAIFGVWWSKEMMPLFDYLKTSTKTEQPLILTGFDMQLQFPLLDGKWLKDKELANRLAHTEQKLASFSAGTDLKAYRAEKNKIIQIYQDVLQSLRSEPNQAYLQKEYPDQPKLSMLLERSLSDRIRVAKEYVDLSIRATSEMNEGNYETFLDSMEWRDQAMHDNLMWLATEVYPNEKFIVWGHNDHIRKAQSEVMGSPYPITMMGEKLSEEMKKYSYVLGLYASSGQTADNSGGLHAVEPAAPGSIEAIMSATNTPYSFLDLRYQNRETGNSWMFEPRFAYSWGMIPESLVPRDQYDGILMIDDVHPPQYIRSSSLDSQEQNKE, encoded by the coding sequence TTGAGCTATTTCAGCAAACGAAAAACGGGTGCAGTGCTTGCACTGTCTACAGTCATGCTGGTGAATCTGCTCTACCCAACCGGATATGCAGGTGCAGCTTCATCAACCGCTGTGGAGACCATTCATGGACAGGTAACCCAGGTGGAAACTGCAAAAAAATCGGATGAGAAAATTGCAGAATGGAACAAGTGGGCTAGAGATCACGCATATCGACTGGAGAGCATCCAGCCTGCGAAGACAGGTCAGGAGAGCGATTCCTTCTCGGACCTCGAGATGTTGAGACCCCTGCTCCATGACAAGCGAATTGTATTCCTTGGTGAAAGCTCTCATGGGGTTGCCGAGTTTAATCTGGCGAAGACCCGGCTGATCCAGTTTTTGCATCAGGAAATGGGATACAATGTTCTGGCATTTGAGAGCGGTCTCTCCAACACGTCGCTGGCTAATGCCACGGCCAACCAGCAGCATGCGGAGCAAACGATGAAAAACGCCATTTTCGGCGTCTGGTGGTCCAAGGAAATGATGCCCTTATTCGATTACCTCAAAACAAGTACAAAAACCGAACAGCCCCTCATTCTAACCGGTTTCGACATGCAGCTGCAATTCCCGTTGTTGGATGGTAAGTGGCTGAAGGATAAAGAACTTGCGAATCGTCTCGCACACACGGAACAAAAACTAGCCAGTTTCTCTGCAGGAACGGACCTGAAAGCCTATCGAGCTGAGAAAAATAAAATCATCCAGATATACCAAGACGTTCTTCAATCCCTGAGATCCGAACCGAACCAGGCCTATCTGCAAAAAGAATACCCGGATCAGCCCAAGCTTTCCATGCTGCTAGAGCGAAGCCTCAGTGATCGAATTCGCGTCGCGAAGGAATATGTCGATCTTTCCATCCGTGCTACAAGTGAAATGAATGAGGGCAACTATGAGACATTTCTAGATTCCATGGAATGGCGCGATCAGGCGATGCATGACAATCTCATGTGGCTTGCAACCGAAGTTTATCCAAACGAAAAATTTATAGTATGGGGACATAATGATCACATCAGAAAGGCGCAGAGCGAAGTCATGGGCTCGCCCTATCCCATAACCATGATGGGGGAGAAACTTTCGGAAGAAATGAAAAAATACAGTTATGTTTTGGGATTGTATGCATCAAGCGGCCAAACAGCAGATAACTCCGGAGGACTTCATGCCGTTGAGCCAGCAGCACCCGGTTCCATTGAAGCTATTATGTCTGCGACGAACACACCGTATAGCTTCCTGGATCTTCGGTACCAGAACAGAGAGACCGGGAACTCCTGGATGTTCGAACCACGATTTGCATACAGCTGGGGCATGATCCCTGAGAGCCTTGTCCCGCGTGATCAGTATGACGGCATTTTGATGATTGACGACGTACATCCGCCGCAATATATCCGCTCCTCCTCATTAGATTCTCAAGAACAAAACAAGGAATAA
- a CDS encoding GNAT family N-acetyltransferase has product MVTIKGIELQDLPALSQLYNELMGTPTNEEQMQKMFKYIQQNGHYHVLGAFYNGELAGSVMGIECMDLVGQCKPFMVVENVIVSDQVRRQGIGQKLMLQIERIARDLGCEYMILVSGDQRKEAHLFYEKLGFKDEKVQGYRKHFN; this is encoded by the coding sequence ATGGTTACAATCAAAGGCATTGAACTTCAGGATTTGCCGGCCTTAAGCCAATTGTACAATGAGTTGATGGGGACCCCCACCAATGAGGAGCAGATGCAGAAAATGTTTAAGTACATACAGCAAAATGGTCATTATCATGTGCTTGGTGCATTTTACAATGGCGAGCTGGCCGGATCTGTTATGGGGATCGAATGCATGGATCTCGTGGGTCAATGCAAGCCCTTCATGGTTGTGGAGAATGTGATCGTATCTGATCAGGTACGAAGACAGGGAATCGGTCAGAAGCTGATGCTCCAGATTGAACGGATTGCGAGAGATCTCGGGTGCGAATACATGATTCTGGTATCTGGAGATCAACGCAAGGAAGCACATCTTTTCTATGAAAAGCTTGGATTCAAGGATGAGAAGGTTCAAGGGTACCGGAAGCATTTTAACTGA